One window of Akkermansia biwaensis genomic DNA carries:
- a CDS encoding sodium-translocating pyrophosphatase → MITIQDLFWLIPSASVLALVFAGVFFYRMKAQDEGNEVMRMIAKHVRSGAMAYLRQQYKIVAIFFVLITVVFAFLAYCLHIQNPWVPFAFISGGFFSGLAGYIGMKTATYASGRVANACRHSLDAGLQIAFRSGAVLGLTVVGLAMLDIGAWYWILDWFYEDMELSTRLVVITTTMLTFGMGASLQALFARVGGGIFTKAADVGADLVGKVEAGIPEDDPRNPATIADNVGDNVGDVAGMGADLYESYCGSILASAALGAAAYIAVPDMAIKAVLTPMLIAALGTILSLLGVYAVRVKRGASQTELMAALNRGINLSSFLIAIASAFLLQLIGLDNWAGIWGAIVTGLAVGIIIGKSTEHYTSHDSYPCRKIAHSAKTGPATVIISGIGIGMISTCIPVITIVVGTVLAYGMASGDWHFTGAEMSKGLYGIGIAAVGMLSTLGLTLATDAYGPISDNAGGNAEMSKLDPEVRRRTDALDALGNTTAATGKGFAIGSAALTALALLASYIEELKISILHWSEATGNTMYKINDAVSVEVSKITTCTLSEFMGYFQVTLMNPKVLMGLFVGAMMSFLFCGLTMNAVGRAAEKMVKEVRRQFKEIKGILTGEAEPDYVRCVEISTAGAQHEMIWPSVLAVITPICMGLVFGVPGVFGLLAGGLASGFVLAVFMANSGGAWDNAKKYIEQGHVGGKGSESHKAAVIGDTVGDPFKDTSGPSLNILIKLMSMVAIVTAGVNIAVTLF, encoded by the coding sequence ATGATAACCATCCAGGATTTATTTTGGCTCATCCCATCGGCTTCCGTGCTGGCCCTCGTTTTCGCGGGCGTGTTTTTTTACCGCATGAAGGCCCAGGATGAGGGGAACGAGGTCATGAGAATGATCGCCAAGCATGTTCGCAGCGGTGCGATGGCCTACCTACGGCAGCAATACAAGATTGTTGCCATTTTTTTCGTGCTGATCACGGTCGTTTTCGCCTTTCTGGCCTACTGCCTGCACATTCAGAATCCCTGGGTGCCTTTCGCGTTTATTTCCGGCGGCTTTTTCTCCGGCCTTGCCGGGTATATCGGCATGAAGACGGCCACGTACGCTTCCGGCCGCGTGGCGAACGCCTGCCGCCATTCCCTGGACGCCGGCCTCCAGATTGCCTTCCGTTCCGGCGCCGTTCTCGGCCTGACCGTGGTGGGCCTCGCCATGCTGGACATCGGCGCCTGGTACTGGATTCTGGACTGGTTTTATGAGGACATGGAGCTTTCCACCCGCCTGGTGGTGATTACCACGACGATGCTGACCTTCGGCATGGGCGCCTCCCTCCAGGCCCTGTTCGCCCGCGTGGGCGGCGGTATTTTCACGAAGGCCGCGGACGTAGGCGCGGACCTGGTGGGCAAGGTGGAAGCGGGCATTCCTGAAGACGACCCCCGCAACCCAGCCACCATCGCGGATAACGTGGGCGACAATGTGGGCGACGTGGCCGGCATGGGCGCGGACCTTTACGAGTCCTACTGCGGTTCCATCCTGGCTTCCGCCGCCCTGGGCGCGGCGGCCTACATAGCCGTGCCGGACATGGCGATCAAGGCCGTTCTCACCCCCATGCTGATTGCCGCCCTCGGCACCATCCTTTCACTCCTGGGCGTGTATGCGGTGCGCGTGAAGCGCGGCGCCTCCCAGACGGAACTGATGGCCGCCCTGAACCGCGGCATCAACCTCAGCTCCTTCCTGATCGCCATTGCCTCCGCCTTCCTGCTCCAGCTCATCGGGCTGGACAACTGGGCCGGCATCTGGGGCGCGATCGTGACCGGCCTGGCGGTGGGCATCATCATCGGAAAGAGCACGGAGCATTACACCTCTCATGATTCCTACCCCTGCCGCAAGATCGCCCACAGCGCGAAGACCGGTCCCGCCACCGTCATTATTTCCGGCATCGGCATCGGCATGATTTCCACCTGCATTCCCGTGATTACGATCGTGGTGGGCACCGTCCTGGCCTACGGCATGGCCTCCGGGGACTGGCATTTTACCGGGGCCGAGATGAGCAAGGGCCTGTACGGCATCGGCATCGCCGCCGTGGGGATGCTTTCCACGCTGGGCCTGACGCTGGCGACGGATGCCTACGGTCCCATTTCCGACAACGCCGGGGGCAATGCGGAAATGAGCAAGCTGGACCCGGAAGTACGCCGCCGCACGGACGCCCTGGACGCCCTGGGCAACACGACGGCCGCCACGGGCAAGGGCTTTGCCATCGGCTCCGCCGCCTTGACCGCCCTGGCCCTGCTGGCTTCTTATATTGAAGAGCTGAAGATTTCCATCCTGCACTGGAGCGAGGCCACCGGAAATACCATGTACAAGATCAATGATGCCGTGAGCGTGGAGGTGTCCAAGATCACCACCTGCACCCTGTCCGAGTTCATGGGCTATTTCCAGGTGACCCTGATGAATCCGAAGGTGCTCATGGGCCTGTTCGTGGGCGCCATGATGTCCTTCCTGTTCTGCGGCCTGACCATGAACGCCGTGGGCCGTGCCGCTGAAAAGATGGTGAAGGAAGTGCGCCGCCAGTTCAAGGAAATCAAGGGCATTCTGACCGGGGAGGCGGAACCGGATTACGTGCGCTGCGTGGAGATTTCCACGGCGGGCGCCCAGCATGAGATGATTTGGCCGTCCGTGCTGGCGGTGATTACTCCCATTTGCATGGGGCTGGTGTTCGGCGTTCCCGGCGTGTTCGGCCTGCTGGCCGGCGGGCTGGCCTCCGGCTTTGTTCTGGCCGTGTTCATGGCGAATTCCGGCGGCGCGTGGGACAACGCCAAGAAGTACATTGAGCAGGGCCATGTGGGCGGCAAGGGCTCGGAAAGCCACAAGGCCGCCGTCATCGGCGACACGGTGGGCGACCCCTTCAAGGATACGTCCGGCCCCTCTCTGAATATCCTGATCAAGCTGATGAGCATGGTGGCCATTGTCACCGCCGGTGTCAACATCGCCGTGACTCTGTTCTAA
- a CDS encoding aldo/keto reductase → MSYLPDPERYAGTDYRRCGRSGLLLPPVSLGLWHNFGAESDYENARRLVHGAFDSGITYFDLANNYGPPPGSAEECFGRIFMQDLSRYRDELVIATKAGHLMWEGPYGDWGSRKHMLASLNQSLSRMKLDYVDIFYAHRHDPETPLEETAGALVTAVQSGKALYAGISKFPAEQTRQICAMLREARVPCLVHQLRYNMFNREPEAGVFAAIREEGLGCVAFSPLAQGMLTNRYLEGIPADSRAAGASVFLTEERVLHHGDRVRRLAALAQDRGQSLAQMALAWVLREPAVTTALIGASRPAQIRDCLGALKNTRFSPEELAVIDSTAD, encoded by the coding sequence ATGAGTTATTTGCCTGATCCGGAACGTTATGCCGGTACCGATTACCGCCGCTGCGGGCGGTCGGGATTGCTGCTGCCCCCCGTGTCGCTGGGGCTGTGGCACAATTTCGGCGCGGAGTCCGATTACGAGAACGCGCGCCGTCTTGTTCACGGCGCTTTTGATTCCGGCATTACCTATTTTGACCTGGCAAATAATTACGGGCCGCCCCCCGGTTCCGCGGAAGAGTGTTTCGGGCGTATTTTCATGCAGGATTTGTCCCGTTACCGCGACGAATTGGTGATTGCGACCAAGGCGGGGCATTTGATGTGGGAGGGACCGTACGGGGACTGGGGCTCCCGCAAGCACATGCTTGCCAGCCTGAATCAGTCCCTTTCCCGGATGAAGCTGGATTATGTGGATATTTTTTACGCGCACCGGCATGATCCGGAAACTCCGCTGGAAGAGACGGCGGGGGCTCTCGTGACGGCGGTCCAGTCCGGAAAGGCCCTGTATGCCGGCATTTCCAAATTTCCGGCGGAACAGACCAGGCAGATCTGCGCCATGCTCCGGGAAGCCCGCGTGCCATGCCTGGTGCACCAGCTCCGGTACAATATGTTCAACCGGGAGCCGGAGGCGGGAGTTTTCGCCGCCATCCGGGAGGAAGGGCTCGGCTGCGTGGCGTTTTCACCCTTGGCTCAGGGGATGCTGACGAACCGTTATCTGGAGGGAATTCCCGCAGATTCCCGCGCGGCGGGGGCTTCCGTCTTCCTGACGGAAGAACGCGTGCTGCATCATGGGGACAGAGTCCGCCGCCTGGCAGCCCTGGCGCAGGATCGCGGCCAGAGCCTGGCGCAGATGGCCCTGGCCTGGGTATTGAGGGAGCCGGCCGTGACCACCGCCCTTATCGGGGCCAGCCGCCCCGCCCAGATCAGGGATTGCCTGGGTGCGTTGAAGAATACGCGGTTTTCTCCGGAGGAACTGGCCGTCATTGACAGCACGGCTGATTGA
- a CDS encoding lipoyl protein ligase domain-containing protein, whose product MPGFADVVGNLPPLPELILWRDPVARSAAEAMAVDEALLEWGEFPVLRIYRWGEPAVTFGYFDEEGTARRIFPGEELHFVRRWTGGGIVDHRQDIPFTLAMHRRDGQGRPSSATLYRWIHGALARVLKDCGVECVMLAGDAPDGGRACFSSPVTSDLVLPSGEKLAGGGQRRVRDGVLHQGSIQNCRLPDGWDVMLASRLADTHMLRTDSSLFPGMAARVAELLSSKYSTEEWRNGVRHGRSAHS is encoded by the coding sequence ATGCCGGGATTTGCAGATGTTGTGGGCAATTTGCCTCCGCTGCCGGAGCTGATTCTTTGGCGCGATCCCGTGGCTAGAAGCGCAGCGGAAGCCATGGCTGTGGATGAGGCCCTGCTGGAGTGGGGGGAATTCCCCGTTCTGCGGATATACCGGTGGGGGGAGCCGGCCGTGACGTTCGGCTATTTTGACGAGGAGGGCACGGCCCGGAGGATTTTCCCCGGAGAGGAGTTGCATTTTGTCCGCCGCTGGACGGGCGGCGGCATTGTGGATCACCGGCAGGATATTCCCTTTACCCTGGCCATGCACCGCAGAGACGGGCAGGGGCGCCCTTCAAGCGCCACCTTGTACCGGTGGATTCACGGGGCGCTGGCCCGCGTGCTGAAGGATTGCGGCGTGGAGTGCGTGATGCTGGCCGGGGACGCGCCCGATGGAGGCCGCGCCTGTTTTTCCAGCCCCGTGACCAGTGACCTGGTATTGCCTTCCGGGGAAAAACTGGCGGGCGGGGGCCAGAGGCGCGTGCGCGACGGCGTCCTCCACCAGGGCAGCATCCAGAATTGCCGCCTGCCTGACGGCTGGGACGTGATGCTTGCCTCCCGTCTGGCGGATACGCATATGCTGCGTACGGATTCCTCCCTTTTCCCCGGCATGGCCGCCCGTGTGGCGGAACTGCTTTCATCCAAGTATTCCACTGAAGAGTGGAGAAACGGCGTTCGTCACGGCCGTTCCGCGCATTCCTGA
- a CDS encoding PulJ/GspJ family protein has protein sequence MKTFAKIKSGAFTLIELLAAMTITTILVLVIVALTSRGVDIWRWVLQDVRTTTLARTAMDTMTKDFESMQFRPGNPFEWMLVQRDSDLAGRGARTASSSQGRGRRPSAAESRVNMMTMGPEGAKITNASQLIFFTTPTDRNPAKSSMDMRNDRIIGDVNCVGYKLLYRDQILDRDATSESDGFPVYALYRNLVSAEDTVRELLGKEDLWAAYSRFQQDETIPANFLVENVVEMTLIFEVDYQKKIGSSGSNKSDKDATQRASVLIPVMTTGANRLGSCSQMDVYGNRLDVIGSGMNIDDLKSGRVTGVTISMTVVTDEGMALVDQIRKGRPAPSPEEFFERYTRSFTQRVSLPLSH, from the coding sequence ATGAAGACATTTGCCAAAATCAAATCCGGTGCGTTTACTCTGATTGAGCTGCTGGCGGCCATGACGATCACGACGATTCTTGTGCTTGTGATCGTGGCGCTGACGTCCCGCGGTGTGGATATCTGGAGATGGGTGCTTCAGGACGTGCGGACGACGACGCTCGCCCGTACGGCGATGGATACCATGACCAAGGATTTTGAGAGCATGCAGTTCCGCCCCGGAAACCCCTTTGAATGGATGCTCGTGCAGAGGGACAGCGATCTTGCCGGCCGTGGCGCCCGGACCGCCTCTTCCTCCCAGGGCAGGGGCCGCAGGCCTTCCGCCGCAGAGTCCCGCGTCAATATGATGACCATGGGACCGGAAGGAGCCAAGATTACGAATGCCTCCCAGTTGATTTTCTTTACCACGCCCACGGACCGCAATCCGGCCAAGTCCAGCATGGACATGAGGAACGACCGCATCATCGGCGACGTGAATTGCGTGGGCTACAAGCTGCTTTACCGTGACCAGATTCTGGACCGGGACGCCACGTCCGAGTCGGACGGGTTTCCCGTATATGCCCTGTACCGCAATCTGGTGAGTGCGGAGGATACCGTGCGGGAGCTTCTGGGCAAGGAGGACCTCTGGGCCGCCTATTCCCGCTTCCAGCAGGATGAAACCATTCCCGCCAATTTCCTGGTGGAGAATGTGGTGGAAATGACCCTCATTTTTGAGGTAGATTACCAGAAGAAGATCGGCAGTTCCGGCAGCAACAAGTCCGACAAGGATGCGACGCAGAGGGCGTCCGTCCTGATTCCCGTCATGACGACAGGCGCCAACCGCCTGGGGTCCTGCTCCCAGATGGACGTGTACGGCAACCGGCTGGACGTGATCGGCAGCGGGATGAATATTGACGATTTGAAGTCGGGCCGCGTCACCGGAGTGACCATTTCCATGACGGTGGTGACGGATGAAGGCATGGCCCTGGTGGACCAGATACGCAAGGGGCGTCCCGCTCCCTCCCCGGAGGAGTTTTTCGAACGTTATACCCGATCCTTTACGCAGCGCGTTTCCCTTCCGCTGAGCCATTAG
- a CDS encoding prepilin-type N-terminal cleavage/methylation domain-containing protein, protein MLTNRMKQVRSKGFTLTEVVLAIGVVGVLIVVFMAMFIPARRTVQAALTIREADRIVHALTAELGELRNSERAAGNAKKSSPGRYVSAFDKAFYWMQFTAKPATTILVYNYRADLSKPVRKDGTPQPWLEDGGSIPGKNSAVVTGVCLANNKDRWNDFKALVGPVFAVRMTQLVVERMDSNAYGYKLAPKYAVISNPYNRGRIITDPSQYVYTAEKGGGGLNLPWGAEVLYQAEFFQLLNTDPERLQNTTWENLKTPVFTRNLAFRR, encoded by the coding sequence ATGTTGACCAATCGTATGAAACAGGTTCGTTCCAAAGGGTTTACCCTGACAGAGGTGGTGCTTGCCATCGGCGTGGTCGGGGTGCTGATCGTGGTGTTTATGGCCATGTTCATCCCGGCCAGGAGAACGGTCCAGGCCGCCCTGACCATTCGTGAGGCGGACCGCATTGTCCATGCCCTGACGGCGGAGCTTGGAGAGCTCCGCAATTCGGAACGGGCGGCGGGCAATGCAAAGAAGTCTTCCCCCGGCAGGTATGTTTCCGCCTTTGACAAGGCTTTTTACTGGATGCAGTTTACGGCAAAGCCCGCCACCACCATTCTGGTGTACAATTACCGGGCGGATTTGTCCAAGCCCGTGCGCAAGGACGGCACGCCCCAGCCCTGGCTGGAGGACGGCGGCAGCATTCCCGGCAAGAATTCCGCCGTGGTTACGGGCGTATGCCTGGCGAACAACAAGGACCGCTGGAATGATTTCAAGGCCCTGGTAGGGCCCGTGTTCGCGGTGCGCATGACCCAGCTGGTGGTGGAGCGCATGGATTCCAACGCCTACGGCTACAAGCTGGCTCCCAAGTACGCCGTGATTTCCAACCCCTACAACCGCGGCCGGATCATTACGGACCCGTCCCAGTACGTGTACACGGCGGAGAAGGGGGGCGGCGGCCTGAATCTGCCCTGGGGTGCGGAAGTGCTGTACCAGGCGGAATTTTTCCAATTGCTGAATACGGACCCGGAACGTTTGCAGAATACAACGTGGGAGAATTTGAAGACGCCGGTGTTCACGCGCAATCTTGCTTTCCGCCGTTAA
- a CDS encoding prepilin-type N-terminal cleavage/methylation domain-containing protein, translated as MGSMPKIVVQSCMTCMRNFSAHSRAAHFRFSAGGKGFTLVELIVVITIMVAMMALAASMLRGGGRAQGLQSAVEMVDGMVQEARLDAMGKGTWSRLIIVSTPDDASRNMRTLGVMSKNTRTGKWHLVNRLQTLPAGFYISPTYSTLLEGSGKSRAKSTYKSFSSRDGQDTVNLPGNGLTDIYFIEFDEEGRMSQPNAPTRLVVVSGSAGDGKEERPSPMTDGKPGLAGGIVIYPKGNISRLRTDEQVIPQ; from the coding sequence ATGGGTAGCATGCCAAAAATCGTTGTTCAATCCTGCATGACCTGTATGAGAAATTTTTCCGCACATTCCAGAGCTGCACATTTTCGTTTTTCCGCAGGGGGAAAAGGGTTTACCCTGGTGGAATTGATCGTCGTCATTACCATCATGGTTGCCATGATGGCTCTTGCCGCCAGCATGCTGAGAGGCGGCGGCCGGGCGCAGGGGCTCCAGTCCGCTGTTGAAATGGTGGACGGCATGGTGCAGGAGGCCCGGCTGGATGCCATGGGCAAGGGAACCTGGAGCCGCCTGATTATTGTCAGCACCCCCGACGACGCGAGCCGGAACATGCGCACCCTGGGCGTGATGTCCAAGAATACGCGCACCGGCAAGTGGCACCTTGTCAACCGCCTGCAGACGCTTCCCGCCGGATTTTATATCAGCCCCACCTACAGCACCCTGCTGGAAGGTTCGGGCAAGTCCAGGGCCAAAAGCACGTACAAGAGCTTTTCCAGCCGGGACGGACAGGATACCGTCAATCTGCCCGGCAACGGCCTGACCGATATTTATTTCATCGAGTTTGACGAGGAGGGCCGCATGTCCCAGCCGAATGCTCCCACCCGCCTGGTAGTGGTTTCCGGTTCTGCCGGGGACGGCAAGGAAGAACGCCCCTCCCCCATGACGGACGGCAAGCCGGGGCTGGCCGGCGGCATCGTGATTTATCCCAAGGGCAATATAAGCCGCCTGAGGACGGATGAGCAGGTGATTCCCCAATAA
- a CDS encoding tyrosine-type recombinase/integrase, translating into MPNTSHSPLLEKTIERFLFHSQYEKNLSEKTLKAYATDLRQFAGFMIDQRSVYSLPSISAEDLKQYVKSLSCFQPKTMKRKMATLKAMLNFIEMEDDDFINPMRKLKINIKVPFLLPPVMDSMEVTSILTTLYREKNACSGKTGHHYQEIIRNIAVVELLFGTGIRVSELCALRLSSVNLANGFIKVYGKGGKERVIQICQEAILEALREYQRLCLSSSRPNTCFFINRRGHNLSSQSVRIMVKKLALKSGILKPVTPHTFRHTFATLLLEEGVDIKYIQTILGHSSLATTQIYTHVSTAKQKVILQNFHPRRRLRIFS; encoded by the coding sequence ATGCCAAACACATCACACTCGCCGCTATTGGAAAAAACCATCGAACGATTCCTGTTCCATTCCCAATATGAAAAAAACCTCAGCGAAAAGACCCTGAAAGCCTACGCAACCGACTTGCGGCAATTCGCCGGCTTCATGATTGATCAAAGATCGGTTTACTCCCTGCCTTCCATCTCCGCGGAAGACTTGAAGCAATACGTCAAATCGCTGTCATGCTTCCAGCCCAAAACCATGAAAAGAAAAATGGCCACGCTCAAAGCCATGCTGAACTTCATTGAAATGGAAGACGACGACTTCATCAACCCCATGCGGAAGCTCAAAATCAACATCAAGGTCCCCTTCCTGCTCCCTCCCGTGATGGACTCCATGGAAGTAACGTCCATCCTGACGACACTTTACCGGGAAAAAAACGCCTGTTCCGGCAAAACGGGACATCACTATCAGGAAATCATCCGCAACATTGCGGTAGTAGAACTCTTATTCGGCACCGGCATCCGGGTATCGGAACTATGTGCCCTGCGCCTTTCCTCCGTAAACCTCGCTAACGGCTTCATCAAAGTCTATGGAAAAGGCGGCAAGGAGCGTGTCATTCAAATATGCCAGGAGGCTATTCTTGAAGCCCTCCGGGAATACCAGCGCCTGTGTCTGTCCTCATCGCGGCCAAACACATGCTTCTTCATCAACCGAAGGGGCCATAACCTCTCCTCCCAGTCGGTAAGAATCATGGTCAAAAAACTGGCCTTGAAATCCGGCATCCTCAAACCCGTAACGCCCCACACATTCCGCCATACCTTCGCCACCCTCCTCTTGGAAGAAGGTGTAGACATCAAATACATCCAAACCATTCTCGGCCACAGCTCACTCGCCACCACCCAAATCTACACCCACGTCAGCACCGCCAAACAAAAAGTCATTCTTCAAAATTTTCATCCAAGGAGAAGGTTAAGAATCTTCTCCTAA
- a CDS encoding AAA family ATPase, with the protein MQFIKDSSERRRIFYVTGKKGIGKTLLLLRLANDLAKKKICTTVYYVEIEGKDSSILHKCLEMIGIPPDEKIGTAASLAAYLDQASRYPKIVFILDGIDRNRKRDADKFAEILTNSSKNISIIIGITIESLVYSQTITLYGNLKPDIFGCLHLHELEKVYNISITDPEKILRLSSGIPTYVRILIDLEHQNRALNLSNIETIDEIIWQQYSFFSNESKKIVMLMAYLKLMGVDSLPERKIYDIIPDSTPHHVCAVLDSSLIYRENDTRDGNIRMNDLVAESCRKCCNKNQAVEMIKNSHEHLENIFDGTLNVSLLMLSDTHFSEETGREILKNLLDGKQYLFLERLWQYEQIGYLNSSLKESHSNNQYFNYCYLNSLLQLGQYRRAYSELARLEEIDSALPTLRPTENMNAEDFDMLFLIIDLHHLSNRFSFAISEIDAFLQHLPKVFKNQIQEAKLLYLKAHILKHQGSDLLLADNILRGLDKNTNIQNLELQMKILYSRIAIYLFWDTSFDYEASFNRIDTLAKEIGESPVIMHAQRHRAIYTLKKLQDIESALTIVNNALRSLEKTQYRIIYDLYFEKAELLRIKSYAAENQNRKVKNEILSLYNQAIAFADENGDLNLRTMSQLGKILTLHQFHDIIQSEQLNEVQKIMTDLSDEAHNHVLSINYACACYVENLLRGGEIDQNQTRYWEKMQYADLAHAAQHGGPVKLTVM; encoded by the coding sequence ATGCAATTCATCAAAGATAGTAGCGAGCGACGCAGGATTTTTTATGTTACCGGCAAGAAAGGAATAGGAAAAACACTATTACTTCTTCGCCTTGCCAATGACTTGGCAAAGAAAAAAATATGCACAACAGTGTACTACGTGGAAATAGAAGGCAAAGATTCTTCTATATTACATAAGTGTCTTGAAATGATAGGGATCCCCCCCGATGAAAAAATTGGAACAGCTGCATCCCTGGCTGCATATCTTGATCAAGCATCTCGTTACCCCAAAATCGTATTTATCCTGGATGGCATTGATAGAAACAGGAAAAGAGATGCTGACAAGTTTGCTGAAATACTGACAAATTCATCCAAAAACATCTCTATCATTATTGGAATTACAATAGAATCACTAGTATACAGCCAAACTATCACGTTATATGGAAATTTGAAACCAGATATATTTGGGTGCCTCCATTTGCATGAGTTGGAAAAAGTTTACAACATTTCAATAACTGATCCTGAAAAGATTCTTCGTTTGTCAAGCGGCATTCCAACCTATGTACGCATATTAATAGATTTGGAACATCAAAATAGGGCTCTAAATCTTTCTAATATTGAAACTATTGATGAAATAATATGGCAGCAATACTCTTTTTTCAGTAATGAGTCAAAAAAGATCGTGATGTTAATGGCTTACTTAAAGCTTATGGGAGTTGACTCGCTTCCTGAACGGAAAATATACGATATTATCCCTGATAGCACACCTCACCATGTATGTGCAGTCCTCGATTCTTCATTGATATATCGAGAAAATGATACAAGAGATGGAAATATACGGATGAATGATTTGGTAGCAGAATCCTGTCGTAAATGCTGCAACAAAAATCAAGCTGTGGAAATGATTAAAAATTCGCATGAACATCTGGAAAATATTTTTGATGGTACGTTGAATGTTTCTTTATTGATGTTAAGCGACACTCATTTTTCAGAAGAAACTGGTCGCGAAATTCTAAAAAATCTTTTGGACGGCAAACAGTATTTATTTCTCGAACGTCTGTGGCAATATGAGCAAATCGGTTATCTCAATTCGTCACTTAAAGAAAGCCATTCGAATAATCAATATTTTAATTACTGTTATTTAAACTCCTTGTTGCAACTGGGACAATACCGAAGGGCATACTCGGAATTAGCTCGTTTGGAGGAAATAGATTCTGCTCTGCCAACTTTGAGACCCACAGAAAATATGAATGCAGAAGATTTTGATATGCTATTTCTCATTATCGATTTGCATCATCTAAGCAATCGGTTTTCTTTTGCCATAAGCGAAATCGACGCTTTTCTGCAACATCTCCCCAAGGTTTTCAAGAACCAAATACAAGAGGCCAAGCTTTTATATTTAAAGGCTCACATATTAAAGCATCAGGGAAGCGACTTGCTTTTGGCTGATAATATTCTTAGAGGCTTGGATAAGAACACTAATATACAAAATCTTGAGTTGCAAATGAAAATTCTCTACTCGCGTATCGCTATCTATCTATTCTGGGATACGTCATTCGATTACGAGGCATCATTTAACAGGATAGACACGCTTGCCAAAGAGATTGGAGAATCTCCCGTCATAATGCATGCGCAACGGCATCGGGCGATTTACACACTGAAGAAACTTCAAGACATAGAATCTGCTCTTACTATTGTAAATAATGCTTTGCGCAGTCTAGAAAAAACTCAGTACAGAATTATTTATGATTTATACTTTGAAAAAGCTGAACTTTTACGAATAAAATCTTATGCCGCAGAAAACCAGAATCGAAAAGTAAAAAATGAAATTCTTTCCCTTTATAATCAGGCTATTGCATTTGCTGATGAAAACGGTGATCTCAATCTGCGGACAATGTCCCAGCTAGGTAAAATTTTAACATTACACCAGTTCCATGACATCATCCAGAGTGAACAATTAAATGAAGTACAAAAAATAATGACTGATTTATCCGATGAAGCTCACAACCACGTACTATCAATAAACTATGCTTGTGCATGTTATGTCGAGAATCTGCTTCGAGGCGGGGAAATTGATCAAAATCAAACTAGATATTGGGAAAAAATGCAATATGCCGACTTGGCGCACGCCGCTCAACATGGAGGACCAGTTAAATTAACCGTCATGTAA
- a CDS encoding endonuclease/exonuclease/phosphatase family protein has translation MVRKTSRSRGSSVIAALIVLCALIGYGLSEWKLLPDTMEAVPASRQAAEQGMAPEKITLPEKGEPVRMLTMNAGNYFVPEDPRRSNFQVKYKPVEAREAIAELVRQSGAEIVGLSEMGGEAAVNDLQMRLKRKGVQLPHKVLVMRDGEDRGLALLSKYPIVSNRSVTDMPVSGEPKRRKTMLRGILDATVKMPDSRQFRLIGVHLKSRLSRDGSAEETRRREAYALRDYLNGVMASQDGMPLLLYGDFNDGPADSSVQVIQGPAKTDSRLNRLKPRDSRGETWTIYYEDGDTYHSFDHIFINNTLKKRLGRKPPMGVIDTPPSRQASDHRGIWVELR, from the coding sequence ATGGTCAGGAAAACGTCCAGGAGCAGGGGATCTTCGGTAATCGCGGCCCTGATTGTGCTGTGCGCGCTGATAGGCTACGGCCTGTCGGAATGGAAACTGCTTCCGGACACGATGGAAGCCGTACCCGCGTCCCGGCAGGCGGCGGAGCAGGGAATGGCGCCGGAAAAGATCACCCTTCCGGAGAAGGGGGAGCCCGTCAGGATGCTGACTATGAATGCGGGCAACTATTTTGTGCCGGAAGACCCGCGGAGAAGCAATTTTCAAGTGAAGTACAAGCCCGTGGAAGCGCGGGAGGCCATAGCGGAGCTCGTCAGGCAATCCGGCGCGGAAATCGTGGGCCTGTCCGAGATGGGCGGGGAAGCCGCCGTGAACGACCTGCAAATGCGGTTGAAAAGAAAGGGCGTGCAGTTGCCGCACAAGGTGCTGGTCATGCGGGACGGTGAAGACCGTGGACTCGCCCTGTTGTCGAAGTACCCCATTGTCAGCAACCGCTCCGTGACGGATATGCCCGTATCGGGAGAACCCAAGCGGCGTAAAACGATGCTCCGAGGTATTCTGGACGCCACCGTAAAAATGCCGGATTCCCGCCAGTTCCGTCTGATAGGCGTTCATTTGAAATCCCGGCTGAGCCGCGACGGCTCCGCGGAGGAGACCCGCAGAAGGGAAGCTTATGCCCTGCGCGACTACCTGAACGGCGTCATGGCCTCCCAGGACGGCATGCCCCTGTTGTTATACGGGGACTTCAATGACGGTCCTGCCGACAGTTCCGTGCAGGTCATCCAGGGTCCGGCGAAAACGGATTCCCGCCTGAACCGTCTGAAACCCCGGGATTCCCGCGGAGAAACGTGGACCATCTATTACGAAGACGGCGACACCTACCATTCCTTTGACCACATCTTTATCAACAACACCCTGAAAAAACGCCTCGGCCGCAAGCCCCCCATGGGTGTCATCGACACTCCCCCCTCCCGCCAGGCCAGCGACCACCGCGGCATATGGGTGGAGTTGAGATAG